The DNA sequence TCGCCATCATCGCGCCCAGCGTGCCGGCGGCCACGGCCAGCCAGGCGCCCATGTCGGCATTGCCGTTGCTGCGGGCGGGCGCGGCGCCCGCTGCCGGATGGGCGGCGGCTGCCATCAGTCAGCGGCCTTGTCGGCGGCTTCCTGCTGCTTGGTGATCGCTTCCAGCGAACCCCGCGCGGAGCGCGTGTCCACCGTCACGTCCACCGACATGCCGGGAACCAGCAGCTTGCGCACTTCGGGATCGGCATCGATGGCAATACGCACCGGCACACGCTGCACGATCTTGGTGAAGTTGCCGGTGGCGTTCTCTGGCGGGAGGAGGGAGAACTGCGCGCCCGTGCCGGGGGAGAAGCTCTCCACATGGCCCCTGATCTCCACACCGTCGAGCGCGTCCACTTCGATCATGGCGGGCTGGCCCACGCGCATCTGGCCGATCTGGGTCTCCTTGAAATTGGCGACCAGATAGATCTTGTCGATCGGCACGATCGACATGGTGCGCGTGCCCGGCTGCACATACTGGCCGAGCTGCACGGTCTTGTTGCCCACACGCCCGGCGACGCTGGCACGCACGACAGTCGATTCGAGATTGGTGGAGGCGGTGGAGCGCGCCGCTTCGCTGCCTTCCGCCTGGGCGCGGGCCTGCTGCACCTGCGCCTGCAGCGTGGTCACGCGGCGCCGGGCGCTCTGCAAATTGGCCTGCTGCGCAGCCACTGCCGCCTTGGCCTGATCGAAGCGGTTCTGCGCCTGCGACAGCGTTTCGCGCGATTCGG is a window from the Altererythrobacter sp. B11 genome containing:
- a CDS encoding HlyD family secretion protein — its product is MPSETHEPHEAVADTPETEAATPRRTSPLKRRGVRIGLLVALAAALILGGIWFYDYWTVGRFQESTNDAYLQADAQVVAPKIGGYVEEVFVTDNQAVKAGDPLFRIDPGDYQSDVAQAQAQIDVAEASAQALRAQISEQEAAVQAAQAQLASARSDLNLARTTLDRYRALAATGAESRETLSQAQNRFDQAKAAVAAQQANLQSARRRVTTLQAQVQQARAQAEGSEAARSTASTNLESTVVRASVAGRVGNKTVQLGQYVQPGTRTMSIVPIDKIYLVANFKETQIGQMRVGQPAMIEVDALDGVEIRGHVESFSPGTGAQFSLLPPENATGNFTKIVQRVPVRIAIDADPEVRKLLVPGMSVDVTVDTRSARGSLEAITKQQEAADKAAD